A window from Cygnus olor isolate bCygOlo1 chromosome 13, bCygOlo1.pri.v2, whole genome shotgun sequence encodes these proteins:
- the LOC121077402 gene encoding putative threonylcarbamoyl-AMP synthase — MQRDLPFYLGYGAGTLARKAGGLPLMLCQANLFQHPLSVFQGVGEGYSRVGTQDSIMIRVPDLTVLVHLIDMTGPLAITSANPSGEADSTHHDMVISRLGHKLEGVLCDGDSDEVVASTVVNCTKIDESGITIIREGCIPAGKVMQIFERVKNRVV, encoded by the exons ATGCAAAGAGACTTGCCATTTTATTTGGGGTATGGAGCAGGGACACTTGCAAGGAAAGCAGGAGGTCTTCCTCTGATGCTGTGTCAAGCAAACCTCTTCCAACATCCCCTGTCTGTCTTTCAAGGGGTTGGAGAAGGCTACAGCAGGGTGGGAACTCAAGACAGTATAATGATCAGAGTGCCTGACCTGACTGTCCTGGTGCACCTCATCGACATGACGGGACCCTTGGCAATCACATCTGCTAATCCTAGTGGAGAGGCTGACAGCACCCATCACGACATGGTCATCTC GCGTCTTGGCCATAAGCTGGAGGGTGTTCTCTGTGATGGAGATTCTGATGAGGTGGTGGCATCAACTGTGGTCAACTGCACAAAGATTGATGAAA GTGGCATCACCATCATAAGAGAAGGCTGCATACCTGCAGGCAAGGTGATGCAGATATTTGAAAGAGTGAAGAACAGAGTGgtctga